The Chitinophagaceae bacterium genomic sequence AAAGGGAATATAAATCCGGACTTTATGTGGTCTACCGGACAAACAACGTATCTGATAACCGACTTATCAGAAGGAAGTTATTCACTTACCGTTGATTATAGCCCGGATTGTCAGGATATTATCGATTTTGATATAACTGCCGGCTTAGCTGTAGATTTACATGTAGAAACTACAGCGGATGATGGTAGTGCGAGTGGTTCAATTAAAGTCAAACCTATTAATGCTATTTCTCCGGTTGTTTATTCATGGGAGAATATACCGGGGAATACACAATCATATGTGAATGATATAGCTCACGGAAGTTATAGGGTTGATGTTATAGATGCCAGAGGTTGTGTTGCTTCTGAGCAAGCTGTTGTTGATTTAGAGCTAATATCTACTAACCAGAGTACTGAGGCTTCTTTAGAAACTAATTTTGAAGTTTTCCCTAATCCGAATTCAGGCTTTTTCAACATTGTATGGTCGAACTCATCAACAGAAAATACTCAGCTGTATTTGTATGATTTAAAGGGAAGAACCATTGTTGAACTTGAATTAGGAATAATAAATAACTTTACCAAAAGCCTTAATGTAGAGCACTTAGCCAAAGGTGCTTATATTTTAAACATTGTTTCTAATAATAAACATCATTATCAAAAAGTTATAATAGAGTAAATCCTTGTTAATTTTTTATAAATTTACAGCTTAATTTAATAAGCCCATTATGAACTTGGTTTTGAAATTTTGTACCACATTTCTAATATTTATTATTTTCTTTGAAACAGTGAGTGGTCAAATCCAACGATGCCATTCAACGGAATATAAAAACTATCAGATAGAGAATGTTGAAGGATATGCTGAAAGATTGGCAGAAGCAAATGATATACTTCATGCTTATAAACACAGCAGTGCGTTTCAACGTCAATCAAATGACATTCTAACAATACCGGTTGTAGTGCATGTTGTTTATAATACTGCTGTACAAAACATTAGTGATGAACAAATTCTATCTCAGATAGAAGTCTTAAATGAAGATTTCAGGAGATTAAATGCGGATGCGGCAAATACTCCTGCTGAATTTCAGGGGGTTGCAGCAGATGCCGGAATTGAATTTTGTCTGGCTACCACAGATCCTGATGGAAATGAAACGACCGGAATTACACGTACTCAAACTTCTATCAATCAGTTTTTTTTTAACAACAATGTCAAATATACCAGTCAGGGAGGCAAGAATGGTTGGGATCCAACAAGGTATTTGAATATTTGGGTTTGTAATTTAGGTGGAGGGTTGTTGGGATATGCAGAAATGCCTACAGCAAACCCCGGACCCACGGATGGAGTAGTTATTGGATATACGTATTTTGGACGAACGGGTACTTTGTCAAACACTTTTAATAAGGGAAGGACTACTACTCACGAGGTTGGGCATTGGTTAGGACTGCTTCATAATTGGGGCGATGGCGGATGTGGAGTAGATGATAATATCGCAGATACGCCTTTGCAAGGTCAGCCTTATTACGGATGTCCTGCTTATCCTCAATCCAGTTGTGGCAGCTCTGATATGTTCATGAATTATATGGATTACGTAGATGATGCTTGTATGAATACCTTTACGGAGGGACAAAGAACTAGAATGAGAGCAGTTTTAAATACACTCAGGTCTTCTATACTCAGTTCTGATGGTTGCACTTTCCAGGTTGAATTTGATATAGATGCAGCAATAGAAGAAATTAAAGTTCCGGGTGAAGGCCAGCAAATTTGTGCCAGCAGATTTTATCCGGAGTTTATACTGAGAAATAATGGTGGCATTGAATTGAATACGGCAACCATAGAATATGAGTTAAATGGAAATGTTTTATTTACCTATGATTGGACCGGCTCTTTAACCACTTTTCAATCAGAAAAAATAAGATTACCGATTCAAAATTTTAATACAGGAAATTACACACTTACAATCAGAGTCAAAGACCCCAATGGTTTTCAGGATCAAAACCCGGCAAATGATTCATTGACAGTTAACTTTACTGTAACGCCGGCTGCTCATGCAGTTACCATTCCATTGAAAGAAGGTTTTGAGGATCCGACATTTCCACCTGCCGGATGGCAGTTTTCTAATCCCGGGGCTACTTTTCAATGGACAAGAACTACGAATGCAGGAGGTTTTGGATTGTCTTTAAACAGTGCCTTTTTTGATAGTTTCAACGGCTCTTCAAACAGCAACCCGGATGGTAAAGTAAAAAGTTTGCTCACTCCGACATTGAGTCTGCAAAGTACAAATTTTCCTTTTTTAGAGTTTGATATCGCTTATGCCCGCTTTGATGAAAGCTTTTATGAGTCATTTGAAGTAGCTTACTCTATAGATTGCGGAACGAGCTGGAATGTTATTTATCAAAAATCCGGTTTAGATTTGGCAACCGCTACAGATAAATCTATTGAGTTTTATCCTACAGATACTGAGTGGAGAAGAGAGCATATTTCAATCAATCACATAAATGGTATAGATTATGTCGATTTTCGATTTACCATTGAATCCGGTTGGGGGAATAACCTTTTTCTCGATAATATAAATATCTCACAAACCCCCTCAAGTGTCGGGGAAAGTGAGCTGCCTCAAAGATTTAAAATTTATCCTAATCCGGTTAGCAATCAACTTACTTTTGAGTTTTTAGATTTTAATAATCAGGAAGTAGAGTACGTAC encodes the following:
- a CDS encoding T9SS C-terminal target domain-containing protein; amino-acid sequence: MNLVLKFCTTFLIFIIFFETVSGQIQRCHSTEYKNYQIENVEGYAERLAEANDILHAYKHSSAFQRQSNDILTIPVVVHVVYNTAVQNISDEQILSQIEVLNEDFRRLNADAANTPAEFQGVAADAGIEFCLATTDPDGNETTGITRTQTSINQFFFNNNVKYTSQGGKNGWDPTRYLNIWVCNLGGGLLGYAEMPTANPGPTDGVVIGYTYFGRTGTLSNTFNKGRTTTHEVGHWLGLLHNWGDGGCGVDDNIADTPLQGQPYYGCPAYPQSSCGSSDMFMNYMDYVDDACMNTFTEGQRTRMRAVLNTLRSSILSSDGCTFQVEFDIDAAIEEIKVPGEGQQICASRFYPEFILRNNGGIELNTATIEYELNGNVLFTYDWTGSLTTFQSEKIRLPIQNFNTGNYTLTIRVKDPNGFQDQNPANDSLTVNFTVTPAAHAVTIPLKEGFEDPTFPPAGWQFSNPGATFQWTRTTNAGGFGLSLNSAFFDSFNGSSNSNPDGKVKSLLTPTLSLQSTNFPFLEFDIAYARFDESFYESFEVAYSIDCGTSWNVIYQKSGLDLATATDKSIEFYPTDTEWRREHISINHINGIDYVDFRFTIESGWGNNLFLDNINISQTPSSVGESELPQRFKIYPNPVSNQLTFEFLDFNNQEVEYVLSITDILGREILNKKVHSNTRQHLFDTSNWEKGVYFFNIMSDKQIWSKKILKH